Genomic segment of Microbacterium hydrocarbonoxydans:
TCGGCGCCGCAGCCGGAGGCGTGGTCGCGATGGCCATCGTCCGCGACCTCTTCGGAGGGCGCCGTCTGGTCGTCATGCTGTCGAGGCTCGCGCTCGTCTCGGGCGTGGCACCCGTCGTGGCGCCTCTCATCGGTTCGTGGCTGCTCACCCTCATGCCCTGGCAGGGGATCTTCGTGGTGCTCGCCCTCTACGGAGTGGTCATGCTCATCACGACGCTCATCTTCATCCCCGAGACGCTTCCGGCCGCACGGCGCCAGGACAAGGGCGGGGCGACGGTGCTGCAGCGCTACCGCTCGGTGTTCTCCGACCGCGTCTTCATCGGAGTGCTGATCATCGGCGGCATGACGTTCTCGGGCCTGTTCTCGTATCTCTCGGCTTCGCCCTTCCTGTTCCAGCAGACGCACGGTCTCGACGCGCAGCAGTACGGCATCCTGTTCGCCGTGAACTCGCTCGGTGTGGTGGTGGGAGTGCAGACCGCCTCACGGCTCGCGGCGAGGTTCGGCCCGCAGTGGGTCATGGCCTACTCGACGGCAGCCCTGCTGATCGCGGGCACCGCGATCATCGTGACCGACCAACTCGGACTCGGACTCTGGGGCACGGTGGTCCCGCTGTTCTTCTTCATGACCGCGTGCGGCTTCACCTTCCCGAACGTGCAGGTGCTCGCGCTCGACCGCCACGGCAAGGCCGCGGGAACCGCGGCATCGGTCATCGGGGCGACCAACTTCGGCGTCGCGGGACTCATCTCGCCGATCGTCGGGTGGGTGTCGCAGGGGGCCGGGATCACGGCGACGACCATGGCATCCGTCATGGTGGGATGTGCCGTCATCGGGGTGCTGTCGCTCTGGCTGATCGTGCGTCCGCGCACCGTCGGCATGCTCACTCCCTG
This window contains:
- a CDS encoding multidrug effflux MFS transporter, which gives rise to MSDAPRTDSLPTAAPERTATGSIRVPSPTGAIRTLGSNPATAPIMLHPGDSISNGRRALYIVLLGALTALGPFTIDLYLPAFPVLERDFDTTAAAIQLTLTGTMIGFALGQLVVGPLSDKVGRRLPLIAVTALHVLASAAAALAPTLPLLSGARVLMGVGAAAGGVVAMAIVRDLFGGRRLVVMLSRLALVSGVAPVVAPLIGSWLLTLMPWQGIFVVLALYGVVMLITTLIFIPETLPAARRQDKGGATVLQRYRSVFSDRVFIGVLIIGGMTFSGLFSYLSASPFLFQQTHGLDAQQYGILFAVNSLGVVVGVQTASRLAARFGPQWVMAYSTAALLIAGTAIIVTDQLGLGLWGTVVPLFFFMTACGFTFPNVQVLALDRHGKAAGTAASVIGATNFGVAGLISPIVGWVSQGAGITATTMASVMVGCAVIGVLSLWLIVRPRTVGMLTP